Proteins co-encoded in one Erinaceus europaeus chromosome X, mEriEur2.1, whole genome shotgun sequence genomic window:
- the GAB3 gene encoding GRB2-associated-binding protein 3 isoform X2: MSAGDAVCTGWLVKSPPERKLQRYAWRRRWFVLRRGRMSGDRDVLEYYRSQRATKPLRAIDLSDCAVSRHAGPGFVRKEFQNRFVFIVKTAARTFYLVAKTEEEMQVWVHSITQVCNFGHLQGGADPVESLARTPCSLQPSRASSLHAAPAVGSPLPRDDPSLGTVAPEESGSESDFLSLPDYLILSNCETGRLPHASLPARCDSWSTSERSLEQTSFDDVFVDGLQPLASAHLPAAASRPGSGLQEGLCRPQALRWGRECARPTRDPVSSSRLLETSLSSSLQADKAQGVLSYGVKELDSVPTTPPPRPPKPSHLLEWREEPLWGSRYGSKKPSCYMVPRRISLSSLEGVSTGAADAEGPSSRHRDKRLSLNLPCRFSPGSPSASSGAQDGYVPMGPHVRSRLGLASSSDEYIPMSSGGLSSPLPVLPVDLEPPPVNRDLKPQRKPRPPPLDLRSLSTIREHAALSRTHTVPCNRSTFLSPERNGFNSARFFASPVSREEEESYIPMEHRMAGHVSTVSGMWTKKFSLDYLALDFNTSSPAPAQQKLLSEEHRVDYVQVDEQKTQALQSTKQEWSDERQSKA, encoded by the exons GCCTGGCGCCGGCGCTGGTTCGTGCTGCGGCGCGGACGCATGAGCGGAGATCGAGATGTCCTGGAGTACTATCGCAGCCAGCGTGCCACCAAGCCCCTGCGCGCCATCGACCTCAGCGACTGCGCCGTGTCCAGACACGCAGGGCCTGGCTTTGTGCGCAAGGAGTTTCAGAACCGCTTTGTCTTCATTGTTAAGACTGCGGCACGGACCTTCTACCTGGTGGCCAAGACGGAGGAGGAGATGCAGGTGTGGGTGCACAGCATCACCCAGGTGTGCAACTTTGGCCATCTGCAGGGTGGCGCAG ATCCCGTGGAGAGCCTGGCTCGCACGCCCTGCTCTCTGCAGCCGTCCCGTGCCAGCTCCCTGCACGCCGCCCCTGCAGTCGGCTCTCCCTTGCCAAGAGATGACCCGAGCTTGGGGACCGTAGCCCCTGAGGAGAGCGGAAGTGAGTCagactttctctcccttcctgatTATCTGATTCTGTCCAACTGTGAGACGGGAAGACTGCCCCATGCCAG CCTGCCCGCCAGGTGCGACAGTTGGTCCACTTCAGAGCGCTCCCTGGAGCAGACTTCCTTTGATGACGTGTTTGTGGACGGGCTGCAGCCACTGGCATCTGCCCACCTGCCTGCTGCTGCCTCCCGCCCCGGGAGTGGGCTTCAGGAGGGCCTGTGCAGGCCGCAGGCCCTGCGGTGGGGCCGCGAGTGTGCAAGGCCTACCAGGGACCCCGTGTCCTCCTCTAGACTGCTGGAAACGTCCCTCAGCTCCAGCCTTCAGGCTGACAAGGCCCAGGGGGTGCTGTCCTATGGGGTGAAGGAGCTGGACTCGgtacccaccaccccaccacccagaccccccaaGCCAAGCCACCTGTTGGAGTGGCGAGAGGAGCCGCTGTGGGGCAGCCGCTACGGCAGCAAGAAGCCCAGCTGCTACATGGTCCCCAGGAGGATCTCCCTGTCCAGCTTGGAAGGCGTGAGCACTGGCGCAG CTGACGCGGAGGGCCCGTCCTCACGGCACCGGGACAAGCGGCTGAGTTTGAACTTG CCTTGCAGGTTCTCCCCAGGGTCCCCGTCAGCCTCCAGCGGGGCCCAGGATGGCTACGTGCCCATGGGCCCCCACGTCAGGTCCCGGCTGGGCCTTGCCAGCAGCTCTGATGAGTACATCCCCATGAGCTCTGGGGGGCTGTCGAGCCCCCTGCCGGTGCTGCCTGTGGACCTGGAGCCTCCCCCTGTGAATAGGGACCTCAAACCACAGAGGAAAC CACGGCCGCCCCCGCTGGACCTGCGCAGCCTGTCCACCATCCGGGAGCACGCGGCACTGAGCAGGACGCACACCGTGCCCTG caaTCGAAGCACCTTTCTCTCTCCAGAAAGAAATGGCTTTAATTCTGCGAGATTTTTTGCCAGCCCTGTTtccagagaagaggaagaaagctaCATCCCAATG GAGCACAGGATGGCCGGCCATGTGAGCACTGTCTCTGGCATGTGGACAAAAAAGTTCAGCCTGGACTACTTAGCTCTGGACTTCAACACCTCGTCCCCGGCCCCTGCGCAGCAG aagcttctttcaGAAGAGCACAGAGTGGACTATGTGCAGGTGGACGAGCAGAAGACGCAGGCGCTGCAGAGCACCAAGCAGGAGTGGTCTGACGAGCGGCAGTCCAAGGCGTGA
- the GAB3 gene encoding GRB2-associated-binding protein 3 isoform X1: MSAGDAVCTGWLVKSPPERKLQRYAWRRRWFVLRRGRMSGDRDVLEYYRSQRATKPLRAIDLSDCAVSRHAGPGFVRKEFQNRFVFIVKTAARTFYLVAKTEEEMQVWVHSITQVCNFGHLQGGAADPVESLARTPCSLQPSRASSLHAAPAVGSPLPRDDPSLGTVAPEESGSESDFLSLPDYLILSNCETGRLPHASLPARCDSWSTSERSLEQTSFDDVFVDGLQPLASAHLPAAASRPGSGLQEGLCRPQALRWGRECARPTRDPVSSSRLLETSLSSSLQADKAQGVLSYGVKELDSVPTTPPPRPPKPSHLLEWREEPLWGSRYGSKKPSCYMVPRRISLSSLEGVSTGAADAEGPSSRHRDKRLSLNLPCRFSPGSPSASSGAQDGYVPMGPHVRSRLGLASSSDEYIPMSSGGLSSPLPVLPVDLEPPPVNRDLKPQRKPRPPPLDLRSLSTIREHAALSRTHTVPCNRSTFLSPERNGFNSARFFASPVSREEEESYIPMEHRMAGHVSTVSGMWTKKFSLDYLALDFNTSSPAPAQQKLLSEEHRVDYVQVDEQKTQALQSTKQEWSDERQSKA, encoded by the exons GCCTGGCGCCGGCGCTGGTTCGTGCTGCGGCGCGGACGCATGAGCGGAGATCGAGATGTCCTGGAGTACTATCGCAGCCAGCGTGCCACCAAGCCCCTGCGCGCCATCGACCTCAGCGACTGCGCCGTGTCCAGACACGCAGGGCCTGGCTTTGTGCGCAAGGAGTTTCAGAACCGCTTTGTCTTCATTGTTAAGACTGCGGCACGGACCTTCTACCTGGTGGCCAAGACGGAGGAGGAGATGCAGGTGTGGGTGCACAGCATCACCCAGGTGTGCAACTTTGGCCATCTGCAGGGTGGCGCAG CAGATCCCGTGGAGAGCCTGGCTCGCACGCCCTGCTCTCTGCAGCCGTCCCGTGCCAGCTCCCTGCACGCCGCCCCTGCAGTCGGCTCTCCCTTGCCAAGAGATGACCCGAGCTTGGGGACCGTAGCCCCTGAGGAGAGCGGAAGTGAGTCagactttctctcccttcctgatTATCTGATTCTGTCCAACTGTGAGACGGGAAGACTGCCCCATGCCAG CCTGCCCGCCAGGTGCGACAGTTGGTCCACTTCAGAGCGCTCCCTGGAGCAGACTTCCTTTGATGACGTGTTTGTGGACGGGCTGCAGCCACTGGCATCTGCCCACCTGCCTGCTGCTGCCTCCCGCCCCGGGAGTGGGCTTCAGGAGGGCCTGTGCAGGCCGCAGGCCCTGCGGTGGGGCCGCGAGTGTGCAAGGCCTACCAGGGACCCCGTGTCCTCCTCTAGACTGCTGGAAACGTCCCTCAGCTCCAGCCTTCAGGCTGACAAGGCCCAGGGGGTGCTGTCCTATGGGGTGAAGGAGCTGGACTCGgtacccaccaccccaccacccagaccccccaaGCCAAGCCACCTGTTGGAGTGGCGAGAGGAGCCGCTGTGGGGCAGCCGCTACGGCAGCAAGAAGCCCAGCTGCTACATGGTCCCCAGGAGGATCTCCCTGTCCAGCTTGGAAGGCGTGAGCACTGGCGCAG CTGACGCGGAGGGCCCGTCCTCACGGCACCGGGACAAGCGGCTGAGTTTGAACTTG CCTTGCAGGTTCTCCCCAGGGTCCCCGTCAGCCTCCAGCGGGGCCCAGGATGGCTACGTGCCCATGGGCCCCCACGTCAGGTCCCGGCTGGGCCTTGCCAGCAGCTCTGATGAGTACATCCCCATGAGCTCTGGGGGGCTGTCGAGCCCCCTGCCGGTGCTGCCTGTGGACCTGGAGCCTCCCCCTGTGAATAGGGACCTCAAACCACAGAGGAAAC CACGGCCGCCCCCGCTGGACCTGCGCAGCCTGTCCACCATCCGGGAGCACGCGGCACTGAGCAGGACGCACACCGTGCCCTG caaTCGAAGCACCTTTCTCTCTCCAGAAAGAAATGGCTTTAATTCTGCGAGATTTTTTGCCAGCCCTGTTtccagagaagaggaagaaagctaCATCCCAATG GAGCACAGGATGGCCGGCCATGTGAGCACTGTCTCTGGCATGTGGACAAAAAAGTTCAGCCTGGACTACTTAGCTCTGGACTTCAACACCTCGTCCCCGGCCCCTGCGCAGCAG aagcttctttcaGAAGAGCACAGAGTGGACTATGTGCAGGTGGACGAGCAGAAGACGCAGGCGCTGCAGAGCACCAAGCAGGAGTGGTCTGACGAGCGGCAGTCCAAGGCGTGA